TATTGCCCAGCTAGAAAATGAACTGCAAAAAGCCAATCAAGCCCTCGCCTCAGAACAGTTCGATCAGCCAAGCCAAATCCTGGCTAAAGCTAAGGAAAAAGAGAAGCAAATCATTGAAGAAGCGAATCTTGCACAACTGAAAGCAGATAAAAGAGACTACATCACCCAATCGATTGTTGCAACGCTTCAAGATATGGGTTTTTCCATCCTTTCTGTTGAGGATGAACACGCAGGGCATCCGTCCACAGCTAAAGTCTTTACAGCAACAGCAGCAGGCAGGGCAATTAGCGTCAGCGTTCCTGTAGAAGGACAAGTTTGGTACGACGTTGATGGCTACTCCAAAAATACAGTTGCTTCTGTTGCTGACGGTAGTCCAGTAGCAATTTGTGACGAAGCAGAAGCAGTGCTAACAGAAATGCACAGCGCTTTGCAGCAGGAATTTGGAGTTCAGATGGGTGAAATTTCATGGCAAGGTAAAAATCCTAATCGTAGGGTTGTAGGAGAAAACGATTTACCCACAAATTCCAGAGAAGCTAAAGGAGGAAACCGATGAGCAATCCAGTTTACTTCCGATGGCTGACAGAGTTTGAAAAGCAGATTCACTGCCGTAAACACATTATTCTGTATGGAAATATCCATGATGAGTTTCTATGGAGAGATGAGCGGCAAACGGTTTACAAAATTATCAATACTTTTTTGCATGAGTTAGGTTTTAACCTAATTGTGCGGTACAGTCCTGTAAATGGATTTAGTTACTTTTCTGAGTCCATGAGAGAGCAATTTGGTTCTCTAATTCAAGAACGTGCAGTTGAGCATCACACTCAACCTTCGTCTACAGAACCACCTAGCCCAGAAGCTCCTGCGAACCCTATGGCACCGCCCTCCCGTCGCAATCCGGGGGTTAGCACTAGGCAAGCTGCAAATATCAGAATCTTACCAGAGGTAGCTTTTGGCAATCTCAGAATGGCACTATCCCAAAGCACTACTTCAGTAGCTGCAATTGTTGATACTGTCGATATGCTGACTTCCGATCCCAGCCAGTACAGTCTTGAAGAGCGAAACCTTTTAATGCTTCTCAAAATGTGTACCCTGGAATCAACCGTTCTGACAGAAGGAAAGCTTAGTGGTTATAGAAATACAATTATTTTAGTAGCAAGTGATTTAGCAAGAATTCCTCAATGGGTGTATAAGGATAATCCTTTAGTTGAGTTAGTTCAAGTATCTTCACTGAATAAAGATGAACGCCGTGAATTTGCTTTGAAATCTCTGCGTCCTCGTGAACACTTTAGTGGATTTTATGAAGGCGATAAAATTAGCATACGACGCCCCAATAATAACACCCCTTCTCAATTGGAAATTTTAGCAGAAGAGTTAGCCGATCTAACAGAAGGATTCCATACTGTAGATTTAGAAGCTTTAAGAACTACCTCATTGCGACATAAAATGCCCCTCAAAGAAAAGGAGGTTAGAAAACTTGTTGATTTCTACAAATTTGGAAGACTAGATGATCCTTGGGAACAAATTAGTCCTGAAAGAATTGCTTCTGCAAAACAAGAATTATCTCGCTCAGTAATCGGGCAACCCAAGGCTATTGAAGCTGTTACATCAATGCTATCTAGTGCCAGAATCGGCTTAAGTATGAGTGGAAGACAATTATCCACTCAGCCCAAAGGGATCTTTTTCTTTGTCGGTCCCACAGGTGTTGGTAAAACCGAGTTAGCAAAAGCCCTAGCAAGACTTTTGTTTGCAGACGAAGGATCTCTAATTCGCTTTGATATGAGTGAATATGCTCAAGAACACGCTGCAGAAAAACTTACTGGTGCGCCACCAGGATTCGTGGGATTTGAAGCAGGTGGACAATTGACTAATCGTGTTTTGGAGCAGCCATACAGTATTCTCCTTTTTGATGAAATTGAGAAGGCTACCCCAAAGGTACTCGACAAGTTTTTACAAATACTCAGTGATGGAAGACTAACTGATGGTAAAGGCCAGACGGTTTATTTTAATCAAACTGTAATTATTTTTACAAGCAACATTGGAGCTTCCGATCTCACTAATCACAATACAGGAGAAACCATTCGCTCTGGTATTATGAGCCAAGTTAAGGAGGGAAATATACCACTTTACTCACAGATTGAAGAGCATTTTGACCAAGAAGTTCGGTGGTATTTTAGCAACTATATAGGTCGGACAGAATTACTAGGTAGGCTAGGTGATAATATAGTTGTATTTGATTTACTTCGATCAGATTTTGTCAATTCAATTGCCAATAAATTCTTACAGCAATATGCTGATTTTACAAAGGAGAAGTACAACTTAAAAATTAATTTTTTGTCATCCGTTCTAGAATTTATATTGAACCGTATGAAAGAAGAAAGAAATTTAGTTTTGGGTGGTAGACGTATAAAATCGCTCTTAGAAACTTTCATTGAAAAACCTTTAAATAGTTGGCTTTTTGAAAAATTTCCGGATACAAGTGTGCTTTCTAACCAGATTTTATCTATAGAACTAAGCCAGGATGGTTCTCTTATACCAAAAATGTTTAATAGCAAATGAGGTTCTTCAGTTTTTTGTGCTATCACTTCCACAACCGAAAACCATCGCATCATCTCCCGCAACTCAACAGCCGCCCTATCCTGGGTATACACAACACCAACCAAGATCGCCAGCACGAGTAGCTTCCGCCGCGCCCACTCGAACCATGTGCTGACATCGGTGGTCGTGTTCTTACCCTTGGCTCCACTTTTGCAGGAGTTGATAAACAGGACAGGGGGATTATCGCACCAACCCTCTGCGATCGCTTTGTCAAAAGTGCAGCGATGGTGAGTATCGAAGCCTTTGCAAGAGGTATTATTCGCAATTATTTGCGAATTGCTTTAACCTTCCTCATCATAAAAATCAGCCACAATATCTCTGATTTCATTTACATCAATATCTTCTCGGTCAGACTTAGAATAAATCGTTAGTAGCAAAATACTTGTAGGTGATTCGACTTGATAAATTAATCGATATCCAGCACTCTTGCCTTTTTGAATATTAGTATTGCGAACCCTGACCTTATAAACAATATACTCCTCACCAATGCCCGCAATTCTATCTCCGACAACATTCCCTTGTTGTAATTGCTCAATAATCGGTTGAACATCAGAGCGAATATTGCGAAATCTCTTTGATAGTCTGTAAAGTTCTTGCTCAAACTCATCCGAGAATCGAATTGAAACCGCGTTATCACTCTGCATCAATCCTGTCCCATAGCTCACTAATTGGTCTAGTTTGCCCCGTTTTTGCTTGATGTAAGGCTCTTCTCAAACTAGCTTTAATCTCCTCAACGGGTGTATCATCAGGGTCAATTTCTTCTACTTCTGACGCTTCTGGAACCAACACAATCACCCGAACTTGGTGAGCATAAGTCGTTCCCTGAATCGGCTCATCTAAAACCAAGTTTCCCTGAGCATCAATCTTACCAGTAACTTCAATTGCTTTCATCTGCTGCGTACCTTATTTGATATAAGCCTGATCTAAGTTTAATCAAGATGCAAATACATTGGTAGGCAATACTGCTCGGTTAAGCTCAAAAAACTTAAAATTCGTAGGTTGGGTTGAGGAACGTAGCTTGCTTGCCGTAGGCTAACCCAACATTTCCGGGGCTTTGTTGGGTTTCGCAGAGCCTCAACCCAACCTACCATTTTCCTTAACCGAGCAGTATTGCATTGGTAGGGGCACGGCAATGCCGTGCCCCGGAGCGGATCTGTGGTTGAATTAATTGAAAATAGCTCTATCTTAAGGAATTGGCACCGTTCGCAATAACCGCTCAACTACAGTTCTCCCACTCCGTCCACCCCTAGGAATCAGGCGATGACAAAGAATGTGAGGAACGAGAAACTTTACATCATCGGGAATAGCGTAATCACGCCCTAAAATAAAAGCTAATGCTTGGGTAGCCCGTTGTAATGCCACACTACCACGCGGACTGACACCCAGAGAAATTTCCTCATCCTGCCTTGTTGCTCGCACCAAGTCGATAATGTACTGTTGTAATGTAGTATCAACTTTTACCCCAGAGCAGATACCACGCAATGCCTCCACTTCTGCCAAAGTAATACAAGGCTGTAAATCAGCGACCTTCACACCAGATTGCAAACTTTGCAGCATTTGCAGTTCTTCTGCTTCTGAAGGATAGCCCAAACTCAACGACAACATGAACCGATCCATCTGCGCTTCTGGTAAGGGAAAAGTTCCTTGGTACTCGATGGGGTTCTGGGTAGCAATGACAAAAAACGGCTGAGGAACTGGACGGGAGACACCATCGACTGTCACCTGATGTTCTTCCATCACTTCCAGCAAAGCTGACTGAGTACGGGGTGTAGCGCGATTGATTTCGTCAGCTAGCAAGACATTGGCAAATATTGGCCCAGGGAGAAAGCTAAATTCGCCGCTTTTTGGGTTCCAAATGTTAGTACCAGTGATGTCAGTCGGTAATAAGTCGGGGGTGCATTGTAGCCGTTGAAACTTGCCATCAACAGAACGCGCCAGGGATTTAGCCAGGAGGGTTTTACCCACACCAGGGACATCTTCTAGCAGCGCATGTCCACCACCTAATAAGGCGACTAGCACTAAGCGTATGGCTTCGCTTTTACCAACGATGGTACGAGCCAGATTTGCTGTTAAAGCGTCAATTTTTTCTCTCATGAGTTAGGGGAATGGGGGATGGGGATTGGGGATTGGGGATTGGGGATTGGGAGTAATTTTGAATTTTGAGAGAGCGAACTGAAAATAGTTTCTTGTCCCCGCTCTCCCCAGTCCCCATTCCCCAGTCCCGTATTAACAGTATTCCCACTCAGAACTCAGAACGCATCATTCAGCACTCCTGACTCAAAACTTGTCTAGCAATAGTGCAGTCAAGTTGAATTTGTGTTTTCAGGGCTTCTAGGGAAGGAAATTTTTGTTCAGGGCGCAAAAATTCTACTAGCTGCACAGCCAATCTTGTGCTGTATAAATCGCCAGTCCAATCGAATAAATGTACTTCCACAGATTTATCTGCACCATTTACTGTTGGGCGGTTCCCTATATTCATCACTCCTAAGTGGACAGGAGAAGTAGTAGCGTTTAATGTTTCATATAACGTAAAAATACGGACAGCATAAACACCTTCGCGGGGCAAAAACTTGTCAGATGGTAGTTGGAGGTTAGCGGTGGGAAAGCCAATGGTTCTGCCAAGTTGTTGACCTTGAACGACGACACCGTAGAGAGTGTAGGGGCGTCCTAATAGTAGATTTGCATTTTTGATGTCGCCACTGTCTAGGGCGTGGCGAATCAATGAAGTGCTAATGGGTGGCTCTTGGGTGGGAGGAAGGGTAGCACAACTGCTCTCTACAGGTATGTTGTCATTGTCTTTTGATGTTTCTAAGGGCACGATAGTAACGGGGATATTGTACTTGGCAGCGAGCAATTGCAAATCATCTGCAGTACCACTGCGCTGTTTGCCAAAACAAAAATCTTGCCCAACGCTAATTTGCTGACATTGTAGCTGTTGTACCAGAATTTTTTCTACAAATTCTTCAGGAGGCAAATTAGATAATTCTTTATCGAAGGGTAGCAGTACCAGTTGTTCTATGCCAAGCGATCGCAATTGTTCGACTTTTTCATCCAATGGCGTTAACAAAGCACGGGGTTGCCCTGTAAAAAATTCTAATGGATGGGGATGAAAAGTCACAACCGTCGAGTAAATATGTTTCTGTGATGATGCTGAGGTGGTAGGGTTGTGGGGTGAGCATTCTGGCAAATTCTCCCCCTCTCCCCTCCGCGCCCTCTCTTTTCTAGCTAAGAGCAACACTGGCTGAATTACCCTTTGATGACCAAGATGCACACCATCAAATTTGCCAAGAGCCACAGCCGTCGGTGTTAGAACCAATTTAGTCGAAGAAGCAACCCACACAGTACACCCATTTTGAGACAAATTTAACACGTGGATTCTGGGATTTTAGGTTTATTTAGCTATCAGTCGTCAGCTACTACATTATGAGTAACCGCTTAGGAGAACACCCTTGGTGGAGACTCCACCAAGTGCAAACCGGAGCATTCAGCCCTAACAGAGATTCTCTGGGGGCGTTTAAGCTCCTTTGGTGACACTAGAAAGGATATCCTCCAGTTTTCGTGGCGTCCTTCACAGGTACGCTCTCTGGCTGAGAGCTTCTAATCACCAATCTAATCTAAAATCTAACAACGCTCCGTTTGCAACCTTTAAATAGAAAATTTGCTGACAGGAAAAGATGGCGATAAGGGAACTGAAATAGGCACCTCCAGTATCAATCCTTCTCGTGCCATGATTGCACCAGAAAATTTTTCAAATGCTTCTTCCCCGACCCGATCCAAAAAATCATCATTGTGGGCGGGGTCATGGTGAAAAATTACTAAAGTCTTGACGTTAGCAGCTTTGGCGATTTTCACACCTTCTTGCCAAGTGGAGTGTCCCCAGCCAATTTTTGGCGATCTTGGCGAATAGTATTCTTCATCAGAATAAGTGGAATCATAGATCAAGATGTCAGCGTTACGAGATAACCACAAAACATTTTCATCTAGTCTGTCAGGAAAATGTTCAGTATCTGTAATATACACAGCCGCACCGCCACGCCAGTTGACTCGGTATCCTACAGCTTCCCCTGGATGGTTTAGGGGTGCTGTCTCTAAAGTCACCTCATCGATGTGGATTGGTTCCCCCGGTACGATATTGTAGAAATTCATATCTGCTTGCATGATTTGCAAGGGTACGGGGAAATTTGGGTGCAGCATTTGGTCATTGAGGCGCTGTTCAATTGTCGAACCATCGGGAGCGATCGCCCCGTATATATGAAAGTGGTTCCCCTTGATAAATCCTGGGTTAAAGAAGGGAAACCCCTGCATGTGATCCCAGTGAGAATGCGTAAAGAACATATGAGCTTCTAGGGGCATTTGGGGCAATAATGATTGCCCCAAAACATGCAGTCCTGTACCACCATCAAAAATCAAGCGTTTATCGCCCGCTTGCATCTCAATGCAAGGGGTATTACCGCCATATCGAACGGTTTGTGGCCCTGGACTGGGGATGCTACCCCGAACGCCCCAAAATTGCACGGTAAATTGATTCTCTATCCTAGACATGGGTGTTGTTTGCTGGACTGAGCGGGCGATCAATCAAAAAATTGTTACTTATTTTGTTCAGTTTATGCTGTCTTACTGTTTTTGGTAGATGGCAATTTCTTGGTAAAACAGCATACTCTGTTTCAGCCTGATTTGGTAAATCTGATTCAGATAAAGCTAAGTAAAGCCTAATTTTTCAGAACTATAAGTATCAGTGATATCTCAATAGCTCCTACTTTATAGCCTAAATTTAACTGTGATGCATTTTACCTACTCCTGGGGTTTTTCTGTAGAGCAAATTTTCAGCCAAATTTGAATTCCCACTTGGATAATTGATTCAGTCCAGTTGCGTAAGTAAGATTGTATTGCAATGGCGTAATACTAATGTAGTTATCACGGATAACATGGACATCTATCGGTACGTCTTGAGGTAGATTTAAGCCTGCTGTTGGTTCTACTTCCTCTAAAACTTCCCCGGTTAGCCAATAATAAATTCTGCCCCGAGGATCGACTCGCTTGTCAAAAATATCAACGTAGCGCCGCACTCCCTGGCGGGTAAGGGTGACTCCAGCAATTTCTTCTTGTTTGACTGCAGGAATATTGACGTTGAGCAACATCAACTCTGGTAAGGGTTGCGCCGCCAATTGGTCTACTAGCTGTTTGGCAAAGTTAGCCCCAGGTTGAAAGTCTTTGGAGGTAGAACTATTAAGACTCAGTGCTATGCCAGGAATGCCTTCCATGACGCCCTCCATAGCCGCCGAAACAGTCCCGGAATAGAGGATTTCGGTGCCCAAATTGGCACCGTGATTAATGCCAGAAAGCACTAAGTCTGGCGGAGAATCTAATAAAGCCCACAGTGCCAATTTCACACAATCGGAAGGCGTACCATCACAAGCCCAAGCATGGACTGCAGGATGAAAAATTGTCTCCACAATTTCGGCGCGAATCGGTTGGTGCAAGGTTAATCCATGTCCCGTTGCCGATCGCTCCCGATCAGGGCAAACTACAGATACATCATGACCAGCTTCTGCCAAGCAGTTGGCTAAGGTACGGATACCCAAGGCAGAAATTCCGTCATCATTGCTAATAAGTAATTTCATAATTTAGTTGTCGGTGGTCAAACGATTTTGGATTTGGGATTTGGGATTTTGGATTTGTTCTGCCCACAAGGGGCGGGGCTTGAACCGAAACAATCTAAAATCTAAAATCTAAAATTGGCTTGGTCAATAGTTATCAGCCTGTATGCAAGTTTTATCTAGAACAGCTTATTAATAATTAGTTATGTGTTGTTACCTCATTTGTCAATGTCAGGGGTCACAAGCATGAAAACAAAAACACACATTAACACCAAATCCCCTCTAAACTGGTAAACAGAGGTATGGCTGGAATTTTTTGTGCCGTTGACTCAATTAATGGCACATTGCTAAGGTTAATTGTCCGGACACGGTTGTTATTGATGTTTTGCCACTGACCACTGACAACAGACAACTGACCACTGACTAATGACAACTGACTAATGACAACTGACTAATGACAAACAATTTAGAGGCTCAACTTTTAGCATTGCGACTGGAAGGAGAAAAAGCGATCGCCGCCGCTGATACCCTAGAACGCCTAGAAGAACTCAGGGTCAGCTATTTGGGTAAAAAAGGGCAACTGGGGGCGCTGTTGCGGAGTATGGGTCAGATGAGCGCCGAGGAAAGACCGGTAATTGGGGCGATCGCCAATACCGTTAAAGAATCCCTGCAAACGAGTCTAGACCAGCAACGTACCGCCCTGGAATCTGCTCAAATTCAGGCACAGCTAGAGGCGGAAACTCTCGATGTGACAATGCCAGGAATTTACCGCCCCCAAGGTCGTATTCATCCTCTCAATGGCATTATTGATCAGGCGTTAGATATTTTTGTCGGTATGGGCTACACCGTGGCTCAGGGTCCAGAAATGGAAACAGATTACTACAATTTTGAGGCTCTCAATACCCCCCCTGACCACCCCGCCCGTGATATGCAGGATACTTTCTACCTCCCAGACGGTAATCTTCTCCGTACTCATACCTCCTCAGTGCAAATTCGTTACATGGAATCTGAGGAACCACCCATCCGGGTCGTCGCTCCCGGGCGAGTCTATCGCCGAGATAATGTAGATGCGACACACTCAGCGGTTTTCCATCAAATCGAACTTTTAGCAATTGATGAGGGACTGACT
The Gloeotrichia echinulata CP02 DNA segment above includes these coding regions:
- a CDS encoding MoxR family ATPase — encoded protein: MREKIDALTANLARTIVGKSEAIRLVLVALLGGGHALLEDVPGVGKTLLAKSLARSVDGKFQRLQCTPDLLPTDITGTNIWNPKSGEFSFLPGPIFANVLLADEINRATPRTQSALLEVMEEHQVTVDGVSRPVPQPFFVIATQNPIEYQGTFPLPEAQMDRFMLSLSLGYPSEAEELQMLQSLQSGVKVADLQPCITLAEVEALRGICSGVKVDTTLQQYIIDLVRATRQDEEISLGVSPRGSVALQRATQALAFILGRDYAIPDDVKFLVPHILCHRLIPRGGRSGRTVVERLLRTVPIP
- the pheS gene encoding phenylalanine--tRNA ligase subunit alpha → MTNNLEAQLLALRLEGEKAIAAADTLERLEELRVSYLGKKGQLGALLRSMGQMSAEERPVIGAIANTVKESLQTSLDQQRTALESAQIQAQLEAETLDVTMPGIYRPQGRIHPLNGIIDQALDIFVGMGYTVAQGPEMETDYYNFEALNTPPDHPARDMQDTFYLPDGNLLRTHTSSVQIRYMESEEPPIRVVAPGRVYRRDNVDATHSAVFHQIELLAIDEGLTFTDLKGTIKVFLQAIFGDLPIRFRASYFPFTEPSAEVDLQWNGRWLEVMGCGMVDPNVLKSVGYDPEIYSGFAAGFGVERFAMVLHQMDDIRRLYTSDLRFLQQF
- a CDS encoding type II toxin-antitoxin system RelE/ParE family toxin, whose translation is MQSDNAVSIRFSDEFEQELYRLSKRFRNIRSDVQPIIEQLQQGNVVGDRIAGIGEEYIVYKVRVRNTNIQKGKSAGYRLIYQVESPTSILLLTIYSKSDREDIDVNEIRDIVADFYDEEG
- a CDS encoding MBL fold metallo-hydrolase, whose protein sequence is MSRIENQFTVQFWGVRGSIPSPGPQTVRYGGNTPCIEMQAGDKRLIFDGGTGLHVLGQSLLPQMPLEAHMFFTHSHWDHMQGFPFFNPGFIKGNHFHIYGAIAPDGSTIEQRLNDQMLHPNFPVPLQIMQADMNFYNIVPGEPIHIDEVTLETAPLNHPGEAVGYRVNWRGGAAVYITDTEHFPDRLDENVLWLSRNADILIYDSTYSDEEYYSPRSPKIGWGHSTWQEGVKIAKAANVKTLVIFHHDPAHNDDFLDRVGEEAFEKFSGAIMAREGLILEVPISVPLSPSFPVSKFSI
- a CDS encoding AAA family ATPase, coding for MSNPVYFRWLTEFEKQIHCRKHIILYGNIHDEFLWRDERQTVYKIINTFLHELGFNLIVRYSPVNGFSYFSESMREQFGSLIQERAVEHHTQPSSTEPPSPEAPANPMAPPSRRNPGVSTRQAANIRILPEVAFGNLRMALSQSTTSVAAIVDTVDMLTSDPSQYSLEERNLLMLLKMCTLESTVLTEGKLSGYRNTIILVASDLARIPQWVYKDNPLVELVQVSSLNKDERREFALKSLRPREHFSGFYEGDKISIRRPNNNTPSQLEILAEELADLTEGFHTVDLEALRTTSLRHKMPLKEKEVRKLVDFYKFGRLDDPWEQISPERIASAKQELSRSVIGQPKAIEAVTSMLSSARIGLSMSGRQLSTQPKGIFFFVGPTGVGKTELAKALARLLFADEGSLIRFDMSEYAQEHAAEKLTGAPPGFVGFEAGGQLTNRVLEQPYSILLFDEIEKATPKVLDKFLQILSDGRLTDGKGQTVYFNQTVIIFTSNIGASDLTNHNTGETIRSGIMSQVKEGNIPLYSQIEEHFDQEVRWYFSNYIGRTELLGRLGDNIVVFDLLRSDFVNSIANKFLQQYADFTKEKYNLKINFLSSVLEFILNRMKEERNLVLGGRRIKSLLETFIEKPLNSWLFEKFPDTSVLSNQILSIELSQDGSLIPKMFNSK
- a CDS encoding bifunctional riboflavin kinase/FAD synthetase; its protein translation is MLNLSQNGCTVWVASSTKLVLTPTAVALGKFDGVHLGHQRVIQPVLLLARKERARRGEGENLPECSPHNPTTSASSQKHIYSTVVTFHPHPLEFFTGQPRALLTPLDEKVEQLRSLGIEQLVLLPFDKELSNLPPEEFVEKILVQQLQCQQISVGQDFCFGKQRSGTADDLQLLAAKYNIPVTIVPLETSKDNDNIPVESSCATLPPTQEPPISTSLIRHALDSGDIKNANLLLGRPYTLYGVVVQGQQLGRTIGFPTANLQLPSDKFLPREGVYAVRIFTLYETLNATTSPVHLGVMNIGNRPTVNGADKSVEVHLFDWTGDLYSTRLAVQLVEFLRPEQKFPSLEALKTQIQLDCTIARQVLSQEC
- the surE gene encoding 5'/3'-nucleotidase SurE — encoded protein: MKLLISNDDGISALGIRTLANCLAEAGHDVSVVCPDRERSATGHGLTLHQPIRAEIVETIFHPAVHAWACDGTPSDCVKLALWALLDSPPDLVLSGINHGANLGTEILYSGTVSAAMEGVMEGIPGIALSLNSSTSKDFQPGANFAKQLVDQLAAQPLPELMLLNVNIPAVKQEEIAGVTLTRQGVRRYVDIFDKRVDPRGRIYYWLTGEVLEEVEPTAGLNLPQDVPIDVHVIRDNYISITPLQYNLTYATGLNQLSKWEFKFG